The following proteins are co-located in the Malus sylvestris chromosome 13, drMalSylv7.2, whole genome shotgun sequence genome:
- the LOC126597759 gene encoding uncharacterized protein LOC126597759, which yields MADKNKDESVRDANSHDLRDHFEFAHVIVAAIGNNCPTAEWHSWEDVPGNVKKVVMDELLCKYTLDDDTNEQLIKLMDGALEGGYNRGRYEVLRNGPGPSK from the exons ATGGCAGATAAAAACAAGGATGAGAGTGTGCGTGACGCCAACTCTCATGATTTGCGGGACCATTTTGAGTTTGCGCATGTGATTGTTGCAGCCATAGGAAATAATTGTCCCACTGCTGAGTGGCATTCTTGGGAAGATGTGCCTGGGAATGTGAAGAAGGTTGTGATGGATGAACTATTA TGTAAGTATACTCTTGATGATGATACGAATGAACAATTGATCAAGTTGATGGATGGTGCGTTGGAGGGAGGTTACAATCGGGGGCGTTATGAAGTCTTGCGTAATGGACCAGGACCATCCAaatag